The sequence TAAGAGCCAGTTTGAAATATATTTAGCTAATTTGTTTCGACTTGACATTTCTGTTCTGTCATTCACAGCGATTATCAATAGCCAAAGAATTCGGAGACAAAGCTGCAGAACGGAGAGCCTACAGTAACCTTGGCAATGCCCTGATATTCCTGGGCCAGTTCAACACAGCCACAGAATACTACAGGTGAGGAAAGTGGGGAGTCTGACATCTAGTGGAGGGAAGTTGAAGTGAACCAAATTATGCACAAAGTGAAAACGTTGATCAAGTACAAatagaaaatgaaaaaaaacacaattctgATGCATGATCAAAACACTCCCACACACCTCAAAATGTATGTTATTAATCTCAATAACTTATTTGATACCTTTTTCATCTTTAAGGTTTCTTTTCTCACTTTATCCATGtgttccttttttctttttcaatagGAAAACTCTGCAGCTGTCCAGGCAGCTGAGGGACCAGGTGATGGAGGCTCAGGCCTGTTATAGCCTTGGGAACACCTACACTCTTTTGCAGCAGTATGAGAAGGCAATAGACTACCACCTGAAACACCTGTACATAGCCGAGGAGCTTACTGATAGGTACAATGAGCAATATACAGTATAATGCTTATAAACAGACAAGCATAAGCACAGGAGTGGCTTTTAACATATGTCTGTATGCATGTCTCATTAGAGTTGGTGAGGGCCGTGCCTGCTGGAGTCTAGGAAATGCATACGTGTCTTTAGGGAACCACAAACAAGCTCTCCACTTCGCCCGAAAGCACCTGGACATTTCTAACGAGGTGAGGCATTATTTTAGACGTTTGTTTTTGCACTCGCAGTTAttctaaaaaacaaacaaaagagcATCAACCTAATTTTCCCCATCTGAATCTGTTTTTCTTTGTCCCTGCTCTTCATTTCTTCCTCAGATTGGAGACAGAAACGGCGAACTGACTGCCAGAATGAATGTGGAGCAGCTCATGGAGTCTCTGGGGGTCAACGAGAGCGACCTTTCACCCTCCAGTTCAGAGTTTGAGATGCAAGGTGACCCTTGAAGTCATTTTTTCCATTTGAAAGGAGTGAAATGTCTTGAGCTTTAAAAGGTGTTGAAAGGCAAATGTTTCCTCCAAATGGCGCCAAACTAGCTTTTGCCCCATGTTTCAAGTCTTAATTAGATGCAGCTTCATATTTAGCAGACAATTATATGAGTGCAATAATTGTACCTGCAATACGTACAAGTACATTACCTTTTAAAGCAATACTACCATTTTGACATAAGACTTTAATCTGGTTTTAAAGGGCCACTGATTTGAGAATGAATGAACATTTAttactgtaataataatatatgtttttgaCTCTCCTCCAAGTTCTCATAAAATGATTTGGTAGGCAAGTTATTCAAGAGAGAGGGTGTGTCAGTGGAAAAAGCCTGACGCTTTGTGTGTGCTTGTATTTGTGTTTTTCGGTCAGTTAGGTTTTGCATTcacataaaaaaaaattgaCCAGTTTGCACTCTGCACACTGTGGTTAAGCAAAGCTGTCTCACCCATCTCGCAGATATAGGATCAGAAAATAACAGCCATTGAGCTCTAGGAAATTGTTTATATCAGGAATTTCAAATGTAAAAACTTGACTGAGGGGTTTAGTAAATTGGCAACTATAAGAAACTCCAAAACCCTATGATAACAGATGTTCAAACAACATACACTAGTATTTAGATTCTGGTCTTTTAAGTTCATATTTAACATAAATAACATATGTGGGCTTGTAAGCTAACTGGAGTACTGTCTGTGTACATATGGTGGCCATTTAGATGTAAAACCAACTTAAGGTGAGTGCAGACATAACACAGACACCTTTGGTCTCTAATGTCTGAACTGAGGCTAAATGTGAGAGAAAGCGAtgggtgtgtacacatttttgGGGTAAGAAGAACATTCCTGACCTAACCCCCAGTCTCAGGAAGATGTTTTCTTGATTCTCAAGCAGCCTGTTGTCAACACTATCCTCACATAATAACATGGAttcattattactattataataGATTCCCTCCAACTTGCATGATTGAAATGCATAGAATGAATGAACTGTATAATCTTTATCGGTACGTCAGCCTGGCTTTTGTGTGATGTTTGCTTTCAGGAGTGAACCCTCCTCCGGGGCGAAACTCACACCCGTGTCCTACATTTCCCTGTCTGGTGCGGAGCTGGCAAACAGACTCTTATTCAACCAATCAAAACTGAGTCCAATGAACTCAACAGATTGTTTGGTTGTCTGCCTAAAACCTCATTATCCTTTCTGAACATCATGGGACCAGTGCTGTCATGATAAAAGACAAAGAGCGCCTTGCATCCGTGATTTCATTTAAGACTTCAGAGTCTCTACAGCTGTGAGACAAGTTATTTTAACGCTATGTAATAAGCTATGTTTATTTTTCTTATGCATTTTGTCTGTAGGAGCAAGACCCAAATTCACCAAAAGGAACAGCATGGACAGTGTGGAGCTGTGGAAGTACTCTTCAGATAAGGTGATTtatcgctcacacacacacacacacacacacacacacacacacacacacacacacacacacacacacacacacacacacacacacacacacacacacacacacacacacacacacacacacacacacacacacacacacacacacacacacacacacacacacacacacacacacacaccatgtatacatcacttcaggggacattacattgacttacatgcatttcctggacacttatcttaaccataaccaacacatgcctaaccctaacctttactcttacccttaccctaatcctaaacctaaccaagtcttcaccctaaaattaatgattccccttatggggacctccaatttgtccccataagggaagccagtccccacacgtgactatgtaaacagatgtaggtccccacaagtatagtaatgctagaccacacacacacacacacacacacacacacacacacacacacacacacacacacacacacacacacacacacacacacacacacacacacacacacacacacacacacgcactcatgAAGCTTAGCCATTGTGTCTTCATTACACCCAGTGCTTCCATTGAATCGTTGTAACTGGGACAATGTAACTGTCCGCTGCACTCCCGCAGTGTTAAACCCCCCAgcaaatgacacacacacacacacacacgcacacacacacacacacacacacacacacacacacacacacacacacacacacacacacacacacacacacacacacacacacacacacacacacacacacacacacacacacacacacacacaccatgtatacatcacttcaggggacattacattgacttacatgcatttcctggacacttatcttaaccataaccaacacatgcctaaccctaacctttactcttaccctaatcctaaacctaaccaagtcttcaccctaaaattaatgattccccttatggggacctccaatttgtccccataagggaagccagtccccacacgtgactatgtaaacagatgtaggtccccacaagtatagtaatgctagaccacacacacacacacacacacacacaccacacacacacacacacacacacacacacacacaccctctcccCAAAGAGTGATGGAAGCAGCTCCAACAATATGTTCTTTTACTGCAGAATGGTGAGAACCAAGACTTGGAAAGTTTACCCGCGAGATCCAAGAGTCAGCTGTCGCAGCCAGGCAAGAGAAAAGGCTATCCTGACAGCCAGTCATCAGATGAAAGGCTGTGGTTGGACTCTCCCGTAGACACTGATGACATCACAGTGCAAGTCCCGCCTCCAGTGGCAGTGAGTAGCTTTATTTTCTAATTTGCTTCCTATTCGGACCCAAGTGTGTTCCTTATGGTGTTTCCAGTCGTTGTGCATAGATAAGCTAACTGACTGGTAGCTGTCTCTAAATTCAATCCAAGATGTAAAACTATTTCAGAATTTTTTTGTTTCAAATCTATTTTTGGCTTTAGCAATATCTCTCTTTTTTTAACACTCTAGTTTAGTTATTATTATCTTATTATATCACAATCAGAATACCGTCATACTACCTTTTTATCTGTACTGTAAAACGTTTTTTGCATATTGTCAAATAATTTGAAACGGATATAATCATGATAATGAAATGTAAGGTTTGAGCATTCCTCATAACACTGAGACCAGGTTCCAATATTATCacaactcaagtactactttgAGTCAGTGTTTGAAAAGACTGCTGATCTCTACATTCTATTTCATGTCTCAGAGTATTAAGCAGCCCACCACAATTATGTGATAACAGCCCCAGTTCACATTTCCCATGAATGTAAGATATGCTAGTCTTTTAATTCACTCACAGCAGCCCTGAGAGCCCGCCTGAGAAAATAGGTTTTAATCTTTCTGCTAGAAAGCATCACAGGGATTTAAAATGCTGACTGCTGAATTACTACTTtgtccctttttgtttgttctGTCCATCCCCTGTCAACATGTCTTCAGGGCTTCTGCTTTAAAGAGAAAATGAGAGGAATTAGAGAGATTAAATTAGGCACATTCCTCTTGATTTCCCAGGAGGTTTTGTTAGGAGTCAGATGCAGTATAAAAGGTTTCTTCTCATTAAATGTAAACAGTGGTCCACTTTATGTGAACTAGTTTCTTAATGAATAAACCTTTTCACAGCTGTTATATCCTTAAAGTTCTGTTCCCCCACGGCGCCTAATCATGCATTGCTTCTGTGACAATGTTAATTGTTGTTATCAGCAAGCTCACATGAGCGGAGATTACGGGCTGCATGATGATAGATCATCACGAGGGACTAGAGAGCTAAATGGTGGTAATCCTGATGACACTAAAGCGTACCCTTTTTCAACTATGTCAATCTTTTGAAGCCAGCTGTATGTCGGTGCTGTTGGGCCACTCTTTCCTAAATCTAGAACTTGTGATTTCTTTAAGAAAACATCGTCAGGGAAAGTTGGAATTGACGTATGAATTGACGCACCAATGATTTAGAACCATCAAATCATTTTTCACAGTTCACGTTCATGTTAGGGTGCAACAACCCTAAACATCTTATTGGTAAACAAAGGTATGCTGCTTTGCATGAAACCAACTCTGGGAAAGGTTCTTAAATATGCAGTGAATGGCAACATGCATGATATCATGCTTTAAGACAAAAAGTTGCTTGTGTAAGGCAACAAGTCGGCAAACTCACCAGTTGAAAAAAGCATTACAAAGTACCGCTACAATAGGTAATACTTTTTAATTACACGACTGCTTGAGCAGGTGATTGGGATAGCACGCGATCATGTGATAAAGGGTTTtaagtttaatttatttttaaatctgtAATAGATATATGAAAGTATAAGGTTAGAAAGCACAATTAGGATATAAAGTCGAAAAAACTGTCTGTCTTTTACTCTCCTTTCACACACTCACTCCCCCTCACACTTCTCTCACTCGCTTTCTaccttctctctctcactctctcaccaTCACATGTTCCTTTCTCTCTTGTTCTGCCCCTTTGGCCTACTTGATTAATTGGACAACACAGAGAGGGAAGTGAGCAGATCCACACACAGAGCATGGGGCCAAAGACAGAAACTGCTATAAATCACAGCTGACTAATGTGCAACGAGAACATAACTCCATGAAGGGTTCTTTTTGAGATATCCTCCGTTGTGAATGGTTTCCTATAGAAAGCACTAAAGTGCTGACATTGGTAGCTCTTGTGATTTGGAGGTTGTTGATCTCTGCAGGCTGCCACTGTTGGCATGCAATTTCCTCATGACTGTACCCCTGCACCCATCTTTCCACCCACTCACTCCCCTCCTCCCATTTGTCCGCCGaccagctctccccccccccccctgttgatAACGTGACCTTGATCACAGAGCTGCTGCCCTCCCCACAGCGTCAACCCCCCCGCTTCTCATAATGAGTTGTTTTCCCACAGTGGGCGATACGGGACAAAAATGCCCGGCAGCATAGCCACAGAGAGTGAGAGGGAGTGAGACAGGAGAAGAGAGATAGACAGAGAGTGGATGGCAGGGATTCACACAggggctggaatagagggatACAGGAGGAGAGGAAATTAGAGGGAGGGCGTCGAGTACAGCGGGGgagcaaaaagagagagagtaaAGTGGTGGGTGAAAGTAGGGGAGAAGGAGGTGTGAGTCAGGCTTGTGGACAGTGAGGGGGAAAGGGAGCACAGAGAGACATGAGAAAGAGCCATTGATAAATGACAAAGAAGAGGTGCTGCTGGTAAGATATTTCATCCATGTTTTACCGCTTGAATAACTCTATAGTGCAAGGAAAGCTCCAGGTTATTATCTTCATTTTCCTTTGGCTTCATTAAACAAGTACCTGTTTGTTTTTTCTCAACGCATAGACATGTTGCTCTACTTTCAGGTAGTTTGTGCAATGGGGATTTATTTCTCAGAAAGAGTCAGTTCTGTTTTGTCTGAAGCATAGTCTGGTTTTACAATACAAGCCTCCATAGCAGAGGAAATAGTAATAGAGTTGAGTAAAATAAATGGTTAGTCGACCCTGACCTACTTCACAGTAAGAGTTTTAACTTTATCCACTTTTTAGTGTTATAGGTTTCATATGCTAGACCAGATGGTACAATGTAACTGTGAATATTGTTGGGGTAGAGTAAAGACGTTGATAACTAAGTAATACGTGCTTTATTGTGCTGCAATTTAAGCATAGGTAGTGTTTGGCCACAACCTTTGGAGATGTTATCCTTGCTTTGAGATTCATGGTTTCAAAGTTCTTCATTTTCTCAGATTTGAAGCTCAATGGAAAACTATTTTGAAATGGATTTAGAAACTATTTAATTATGTGTTTAGTTTTCTGTTGAACGTCGAAACACAAGAAGACTCTTTgctattttttcagatttgaggGGGGGGGTTTACTCTGCAGGGTTATACAGATTTCTTACTAAACCCCATTTTGGAACAGACCCCAGGCATTTCTAAGCAGAGCCCTTAAAATTGTGAGGATAAGATAGAGGAAATCAGACTTCTCTGTACTTttagtttattatttaaaaaaaaaaaatatgaacgttttttttacattattttgtttTCATGTTATCTGACAATTAAATTAGTCCGCAGTGTAAGGATTTTTTTAAACAGCTAGCAGAAATGTTCATTTTTgctcttttattttgtaaaactaATGTCATTGCTGCTGTCCAGTCGATTTCTTCTCATTCAGTATCGTAAACATCTCAGTCTGACTGCCCGTATGTCTCTGTAGCGCTGGTCAAACATCTGCTCTGTAGGCTCAGTGTATTTGTAGCTCAACACAGTTCCATGCATAATGTTATCCACTTCAGTTGCAAAGCTTAAACACACAGCCAGACTGTGACACTCGAGGGAGCGTCTTTCAGAGAGCAGCTCTACGAGACATGACTAGCCGTGAGGAAGTTCATTCCGTCAGCCAGTGATTGCATTATTGATCAGCTGATTGATTTGAGCTGTATGCTCATTTCCAGAGCTGCTAGCAGAATCTTAAACCAAAACAGTTGACGTTTACATTTAAACCAGTGACTACTTAGTTACCTAGTCACGTTTGTTTTATTAGACCAACTATACAAACCAGAGATTTAAACAAACAGTACAAATATAACAAAGACACTTCTGTACATACATTATGTTACCTTTATATTCTATCCCATTAAAGTTATAACATGATCAGCGGCTTCATCTATATCTGTTGAAATGATTATCTGCTCTTACAAGGCACCACTATGTGGGCCATTTAACTTTAATACAAATgggatgtttatttttacatgaCATTTTATTACATTGTAACCCCTTCAGTATCTGGGCCAAGGTATTCTCACCAGGAATGCCATCCCATGTGAGTTCTCCCATGATTTCACATGCCGGCCACCTTAAAAATGCTCTCCCTCACGCCACTCCTGTCACCGAGTTTAGTCATCTACAGATCGCACTTCTCTGATCTAGGTAACGGTTCAGCATAACGGTAGAACATAATGTAAATCACATCTTCTCCCTCAGAAGCTGGGCCGGGACCCCTCCGATGAAGACTGCTTCTTTGACCTCCTCAGCAAGTTCCAAAGCAGCCGCATGGATGACCAGCGTTGCCATTTTGATGAGCCTGAGAACGGAGACAATGGAGAAGACGCTGCCAACTCCGTGGCATCCCTGAATGAGATGAAAGGTCAGTGAAAGAAAGCGTTTGCATACCTGTTTTATATTTTTAAGAATGAATGACCTCTTGTTTAATAACTGCTCTCTTCTCTGTTCTCCTAGATCCGTCAATCACCACCTCCCCACAGACGGAGGAGCTGTTCGATTTGATCGCTAACTCCCAGAGCCGCCGGCTAGATGACCAGCGGGTTAATGTTGGTAACCTCCCAGGCCTGAGGATTACCCATAACAACATGGGGCACCTTGTGGGTGAGGGAGATCATCAAGAACCCAGCGATGACTTCTTCAACATGCTCATCAAGTGCCAGGTAAGGCCACAATTCAAACATGACTAGAACTCAAATTTAAATCCCCATAGATCAGGGATGTCCACACTTTTTTCACGAGGgacacatacagaaaaatatacgaagggctgggccactcccTAGGGGTGAGGTATATTGCCTCttaagttcagttataagttgGAAAGATCAACCCAATGTAGGTACATTTGTCTTGATACGGGAAATGATGTAAGCCTACACATCAcagctctccatagggtttcatttattttgttagcagctcattccttaaaacagaagcttcaGATTGCTTATAATACGAGGAAATATCAAGGGTATATTTCAAGTTTGTTATGTACAGTATATTTGTTATTGGGATTTTTTAttatcaacttagatttgttAGAACATGTTTTTAACTTTAATGGACTGAATTTATCTGAAAACTTATTAACACAtgactactgtgtaatatatttaaacatatatatttaagaagtacaatataagacaagcagaagtttattgtacttaagtcatacttttttaatttgctgaGAGCCGATTCAAAGTGGTTGGCGGgctgtagtttggacacccctgccatAGATCCTTAGTTATAAGTATTATGAATCCGTAAGATTGCTGTATGGGGAATAGAAGAGGTTGCCAATATAATTAGCTTAAATTAAACCCCATTGTGTCACACTTGCTTCAACACTCCAATATTTTCCTGTAGTCCTCCAGGATTGATGATCAGCGCTGCTCCCCACCAGAAGGAGGCCCCCACGCCCCCACAGTGCCTGATGAAGACTTCTTCAGTCTAATCCAGAGGGTGCAGGCCAAGCGTATGGACGAGCAGCGTGTCCATCTGCCTTCAGACGACCAGGACGACCCCCCGTCTCCTGACCCGGAGCCCCCTGGTGGTTTTCCCAGCTAGGACTTGTTGAATAATGCTGCAATACTTCCTGTCAAAGAAAGCAGAAGAAATTAAAGAGGGATgaggcaacatttaaaaacggCACTGAAGGGTGAACTAACAAGATTTTTTTAGTAACAAGACAAATTTCATGTGCAATAGTTGGTGCCCTGTCAAATGTTGCTCGATGTATTATGTTCTAAATGTGTGTGGTAATATAACGGGGAAACAAGCAGAGTTTAAGCTCGCTGGGGGTAACATGAAACAGATATGGACTCAATATAATGCCTTAATCAGCATTTTTTTTTCAGACCCAAGATTGTATTCCCTGGTGTCAGATGTGTTTTGTAGAAGCACGCGATGGGCATACAGAGTTAATGTGAGACCTACAGCTGTGGTTGTTGGAATCACAAAGATTCAATGATAGGAAAACAGTTGATAAGAACATCAGAGATATGACTGGTTTTATAAAGACATAATATTGTCACTTTTTCAGCAAAATATATCTATTCATTCGACTCTGAtcaataatgtttttatcattCAATCTCTGTGGTTCCCACTGCTCAGAGAAATGGGTATTATGTGCGCAGTAACAGTATTAGAGGATCGTCATCTAGTGTCAAATAAACTGCTTTGGTCAGTTTAAACATTCCACTCCTTGATAACCAtgcttaattatttgttttttaGAAACTCATTTTCTTTTTCTAAATTAGCGGACTGATTGGATCTGAAGTGTTATTTATGTGCATTTCTGCATTTATAAAAATGCATCTCTTCACACAGTAACCAAGGTGACTGAGCAAACAATTCAAAGCTTCTTTTATAGATTGGAGAATAGAGTTTGATTCTGTCTCCAAGTACATGTTTCCGCTTATTTTCGGCTGTAATGTTATCTGCTGGCCATGACATTTTCAACTTCTGATAGCATAAGCATACTACTGCTTActgccattattattattattattattattattattattatgacctAACATAGGAATAGAAGCAGACGAATGTGTCATACTTTGATGAGTCGAACACCATGAACAATGTTAAAACACTAATTCTAGTTTCTGCTGCCTCCCTGTGGTCAAAACCTGGTACTACCTCTGTGAAATACAGAGCACCACCTGTTGGCGATAAAAGGCGTTCCATATTCTTAAATATTTGTAGGACAACATTATTATAGTAATATTgtgataaagtacaagtatgacCACACTGAGGAACGCTCCCTTTGGTGTGGAGCCAAAATGTTTTCAACTTTTAACTTAAATTTGGAGATTTTTGCAATTATTTTCATTAAGAATACAGTGTTTTGTGTCACGTCAGTGAACATTTCTATCCCTTTGTTGCCATAAAAAACTCAGCAAAAGGTACAAACTGCCGAGAGATATTTTTAACCGGCTGAGGTTTTGAAACCTTTTGCTGTACAGAGCATCTGTGTAACGGTACTGTAAGAACAGTTTTTGACCATATGGGCTAGCTTTTTATTCAAAAGTAGTGCATACCTCATTTTTGTAGCTCAAAGCTCATGAACTTTAGAGATTTAAGTGCTGAACTAGGATGTATCATGTTCCAGGGTCATAGTGGTTTGATTCATCTATCTTTGATAAATAACGCATTGGGAGTGcatatttaatgtttttttgtgaaTTAACATTTCTAGAAAGTACCTTGTATGCATCTATTTGTCTTTGCCATAActtgtacatataaatatattttgtatttatgttcCATATGTGGACATGCATATGTCCCCTCATGCTTTTAATAAAATGTTTCAGATGTTTAAATGACCTTTTTTCATTTAGTGCTAGCAAACTAATGATTATCAAAGCTTTTGTAAAGTTTTCATACATCAATTCATCTTTTGATGCTATGGGAAATTAAATTAGCAACACTAACTTAATATAGCTATGAAATATCACATTTTGTACATTGAAAAATTACATGCAAGCTGTGAGCTGCTGATTTCCTATTAAGCAGAAttatattacaaaaaaaaatgtgttatttctgtcaataattaaaaacacctgTATTAATATGATTATATATGATCAAACATATTTCAAGTTTCTACCTTTCTGCTCGGcttaaatgataataataataataatattaataataagaagaatatAGATATAGAAGTatacaatacaaataagtgAAGCCCACCATTTTTAGTATAATCGAATGCTGCACAGAAAGCTCTCTAATGACTCAGTGTTCAGTTCTGTCACAGCCCCTCTCCCTCTCGGCTCTCCCCATAATTTCACCCATGCCTCCTTCTGCCCATCATCCGTTATTGCCCTCCCTCTTACCCAGAATGCACCGCCGGCTCAGCAGGCTCAGCTGAGCTATAAAAAGGCATAGGAAGGGGGAGGAAGGGCTGCCGTGCAGTAGGAActgtgcagacacacacacacggggatCCAGGAAAGGCAGCCCATTGCACTAGGATCTAGAGCCACACCGCCACCGAGAGGTCAGTACAGAGGACAAAGGCTCCATGGAGGTAGCATGAAATGACAGGGAGTGGGTCTGGCTGTCAGAGGCAGAGAGTGATATCAAAGAGAAGCAGAGTGGGCAGGGCTGTGTGATAAGATGGAGAGACTGTAATGGTAAACTGTCATCTGGTTTCCGAGACACATGGTTAGTCACACTGTCAAATAATGGTTGTCAGAAGATCAGGCATTTCTGTATACTTCAAGGCATGGTGCTCTTGTGTGTCATTGACAGTGAGGACACTCAATGCATGACATATTTGTTTTGCTacaaaatatgtatatcctttATTCCTATTCTTTGCCCCAGACATTTTATTGCAGATGGTTCCCTCTAATGAGATGTTAACATTATCCTCCATCTAGACACATTAAAGGTCATTGTCATGCATGCTGTAGCCTTTTAATTCCACTGCCATTCTTTTAGCCCAGTAATGGTCATTAACAACTGACTAGGGGGCTGATACTATTGATTCTAGTGAGTAGCTGCCCTACATTAAAGTGAACCAAAGCTTGCAATTTGGAACACTAACTACGTCCACAAAAGCCACAGCTAACACAGAAATAATCTTGCTCCATCCATCCTTTCATAAACACCATGGAATATCTCCCACTGCACTGACGTCAAAGGGTCCCCTGTTCTCCCTTAAAGGAACAGTACGCTCAGTAACCAGTGGTACACAAAGAGAATGCATTAAAGTGCTCAGTCAGTACTTTGTTTTCACTCCTGTTGCTTCTACTGGCTCACAGTGAAAGCTTCAGCCCCAGGTGCTTTTTAAGAATGGTCGACATGCTATCCCTTAACAGCCGAGTCTTTTTTCAGCAGGGCTAAATGTTAAAAAACAGTTATAAGACATGAGGGTGGGATGGCTCACTTAACATTTGGGAGGGGGTTGTGGTGAGTCCAGTATCTGTACAGTTCAACTTCAAGGATAGAATTACAGAGTCACATGCTCTCCTCATATCAGGTTACATACGGCTTATTGCATGGTATTACATGGTGTTAGATAATGACATATTAAACAATAGTTAACCAATCCTACAGAACATTTATTGGGCTTTGTCCTCATAAAGTCCAGTGCACACCAAAAACACCTCGCACACCAACTCTA comes from Pseudochaenichthys georgianus chromosome 12, fPseGeo1.2, whole genome shotgun sequence and encodes:
- the gpsm1b gene encoding G-protein-signaling modulator 1b isoform X2, whose protein sequence is MAQSAANGVDQDLASKRLHSRMEASCLELALEGERLCKAGDFKGGTAFFEAAVQVGTDDLKTLSAIYSQLGNAYFYLKEYGKALEYHKHDLTLARTIGDRIGEGKASGNLGNTLKVLARFDEAVVCCQRHLDISQEQGDKVGEARALYNIGNVFHAKGKQQLWGCTQEPGDLPPDVRDTLQKATGFYEMNLCLVKELGDRAAQGRAYGNLGNTHYLLGNFVEAIKFHRQRLSIAKEFGDKAAERRAYSNLGNALIFLGQFNTATEYYRKTLQLSRQLRDQVMEAQACYSLGNTYTLLQQYEKAIDYHLKHLYIAEELTDRVGEGRACWSLGNAYVSLGNHKQALHFARKHLDISNEIGDRNGELTARMNVEQLMESLGVNESDLSPSSSEFEMQGARPKFTKRNSMDSVELWKYSSDKNGENQDLESLPARSKSQLSQPGKRKGYPDSQSSDERLWLDSPVDTDDITVQVPPPVALGRDPSDEDCFFDLLSKFQSSRMDDQRCHFDEPENGDNGEDAANSVASLNEMKDPSITTSPQTEELFDLIANSQSRRLDDQRVNVGNLPGLRITHNNMGHLVGEGDHQEPSDDFFNMLIKCQSSRIDDQRCSPPEGGPHAPTVPDEDFFSLIQRVQAKRMDEQRVHLPSDDQDDPPSPDPEPPGGFPS
- the gpsm1b gene encoding G-protein-signaling modulator 1b isoform X1, translating into MAQSAANGVDQDLASKRLHSRMEASCLELALEGERLCKAGDFKGGTAFFEAAVQVGTDDLKTLSAIYSQLGNAYFYLKEYGKALEYHKHDLTLARTIGDRIGEGKASGNLGNTLKVLARFDEAVVCCQRHLDISQEQGDKVGEARALYNIGNVFHAKGKQQLWGCTQEPGDLPPDVRDTLQKATGFYEMNLCLVKELGDRAAQGRAYGNLGNTHYLLGNFVEAIKFHRQRLSIAKEFGDKAAERRAYSNLGNALIFLGQFNTATEYYRKTLQLSRQLRDQVMEAQACYSLGNTYTLLQQYEKAIDYHLKHLYIAEELTDRVGEGRACWSLGNAYVSLGNHKQALHFARKHLDISNEIGDRNGELTARMNVEQLMESLGVNESDLSPSSSEFEMQGARPKFTKRNSMDSVELWKYSSDKNGENQDLESLPARSKSQLSQPGKRKGYPDSQSSDERLWLDSPVDTDDITVQVPPPVAKLGRDPSDEDCFFDLLSKFQSSRMDDQRCHFDEPENGDNGEDAANSVASLNEMKDPSITTSPQTEELFDLIANSQSRRLDDQRVNVGNLPGLRITHNNMGHLVGEGDHQEPSDDFFNMLIKCQSSRIDDQRCSPPEGGPHAPTVPDEDFFSLIQRVQAKRMDEQRVHLPSDDQDDPPSPDPEPPGGFPS